GAGCTATTCACCGAACAGAAGGTTGTTGTTGCGGGCGATGTGTCTCCTCTAGTACAGTATTTGCGAGTATTTCTTGGTTTTGTTAATAACGTATTCAATGCATTAAAACAAGATATTCAAGGTTTGTGATATTTTACGCATATTAGTGAATACCATACCTGGTTCAACGCGCTTGTTCAAAATTTTTTGTATCGTCGTTGATATAGTAACGTATTGTTCATGCTTTTGCAGGTAATGAAATGAAATAATACTTCAAGCTCAAAATGATTACAGATACTCAACCGGCAACTTTGTATGCGCCAAACCAAAAGATCATCCACAAGCTTGTGCTAACTGGAGGTATACTTGTGTTACTCAAAAACATGTCTTTTAAAAGTACctctttacaaaaaatatttatgctaGTTCCGCttcaattttgttttgcaaatattaaaagAACAGCAGCAAAAATCTTATGAATATTCTTAGGTCCTTGTGGTGGAAAGACAACAGGCCAATCACGACTGAGCACATTCTTTGAAAACTTAGGATGGAAGGTATGGTGAATGATGTGCagattttaaataatttcaagCTTTAAAAAATGTTCTAGTTTTATCACAGCTGCCACTCATACAGAGCAGCTTGTAATTTGGTTGAAGCTACTAAACATCTGATGTTGTACTATGTAACAAGCCAGATCCTAAATCCTTCTCGTTGTAACTATTTTTTACGCAGTTGTTTAATGTCACAACTTATTACCTTACTTGCTAGTATATAGAGACCGTAAAATAGATCTACTAAATAATTTTGCTTGCTGATTAACCAAAGTAGGCAGTAAAGATATTGAGAAGCTGCTAAAAACCTAAGTGTACATGTTTGATATTCTACAAATCTGGTAGATTGCGGTATATGTAATCTGATTTGCAGGTATTCCGAGTTCCTGAAACGGCTACCTTATTAATGAGGTAAGTCTATTGACAGTCAGAGCTTTTGTGAGATTTGCTGGATATCATCCTCGACGACTTGCTGCTTCATGTGATATGCATCATGATATGTTGTACTTGTAGTGGCGGCGTCAAGTGGAGTGAGTTAACACCTGAACAAGGTTaatatcattttttttaataacttAAATAAACTAACACGCCATAACTTGCAATTAGCCAATGTGTTTTGACTCTAAAACAtagacatctacatgtatacgtTATAGTTGACAACTTCCAGCAGAACCTAATCAAGACTATGATGCAAATAGAGCAGACCTACTTTGAGCTCGCGGAGATGTGTACGTCTAACTGTCTCATCATTTGTGACAGGGGTGTGATGGACCCCTCGGCGTGTATGTGTTTattcaatattatatttatttgcttatttgtCTCAATGTTCAATCTTGAAAATTTCCGAACATGCAAGCAAGTTTTTTCTATTCaaaattttgtattattatattgcttAAAGATATAGAATTTAAGTCATATTAATATTCAATTGTTATGGTTAAGTCTAAGATTAATCGACTAAGAATAGTAATTTTTAATAGAAGTAGCTTGTTGAGTCTTGTTGGCATGTGACTAAATCtgttttattctatttttataCTTTTGCTAATTAATTCTTATAAAATTCTAGTGTCGATAAATAATCCGATTTGGTAGTTTATTTGTAATGAGCTATTCTACACATAACTAGCGATGTAATTGTCTGTCTAAAACACGGGTGTGAGCCACAACCTATCTTCCATGCAGACATGCCACACCAAACATGGGACTCCATGATGAAAGGTGAGAATTGGAACCCTGTAGAACTTAGAGACAGCCGATATCACCAGGTAATCCACATGACGACTGCTGCCGATGGGGCTGTTGAGTTTTATACAACCGAAGATAATGCTGTTAGAGACGAAGGTCCAGAATTGGCACGCGAGCTCGACTGTAAAGTTGCTCAGGTTTGCTGATGTACTTACCAACCAAACCTAGATGACTAACTGGGCATTTGCTGTACCTAGATGACTAACTGGGCATTTGCTGTACCTAGATGACTAACTGGGCATTCGCTGTACCTGACGATTAACTGGGCATTCGCTGTACCGGACGACTAACTGGGCATTCGCTGTACCTGATGACAAACTGGGAATTTGCTTTACCTGACGACTATGTGGGCATTTGCTGTACCTGACGATTAACTGGGCATTTGCTGTACCTGACGACTAACTGGGCATTCGCTGTACCTAGACGACTAACTGGGCATTTGCTGTACCTGACAACTAATTGGGCATTCGCTGTACCTGACGATTAACTGGGCATTCGCTGTACCTGACGAGTAACCGGACATTTGCTGTACCTGCTGCGAGTTTTTATGGTCTTGCTGAGAATTATACATTTGATTTCAGGCATGGATTGGACACCCATATTATGATGTCATAGGAAATTCCACTGACTTTCGGACCAAGTGCATGAAAATGATTGCCGTGAGTGTTATTAAGCTATTTGTTTGTATTCACTAGAATTATGTCTAGTATTTGTTGACAGCAACAATAAGTCTCTGGGCTTCTTTAACCTCATGTTGCTAGAAGTTTATTCACACCTTTTGTGACATTCTGCGAGTGTAACACGATTTTTACAATTTCAGAAAGCATCTTTTTGTTTCACCAAATAGGAACGAAACTATGTTCTGGAATTACCTTAAAGTTTATATTGTAGCGTCCCAAAGTATTCATTATTCATATCATATACTGTTTAAAACGTACTTCAGCTATTTATCAATATTTATCACTGGTTTGTCAAAATCCAAAGTTGTCACAGGCTAGTCTGATTTTGTTTTTACGTTTCATTATTTTGGTGACAAGAGAGTTAAAAGACTGAGATGAGAATAAAATACAGTACGGCAAAAGGTCTACTGATAAGATGCAGCTATTCACTCTTCTATcttgtttatttatttgttttttctttgaACTTTTTCATGTCTGTTATTAAAAGTTTTAGTTACAACAATACTGATTAAGTTCAAAGCATTCTAAGCAATGACCGGTGTAGAAGATGTTGACTCGGCATGGAAGATAAATGGACTTGTACTTGCAGTATAAATGTATTGCGTGTTATGTACTTCAGTCTACGTTTAACATTAGCTAGTTGTTTATCATAACTTAATTGCAATTAAGTTAGGTGTATGGCATTATCAACAATATGAAAAATGTTGTATTTTAGCTTAATAAAATAGCTCATTAAAAAGAAGAGATTTTCAGCTGTGGATTGATAGCAAAAATATTGATAGTTGTAATATTTTTGCcattaaataattgaaatataaGATTAAATAAACCTactcatataataaaaaaaattatattcatttttatattgATAAATTTTACTGTTAAACTCAGCACAGAATGTTACAAAATTTGATGAACCTGCGTGTAGGTTATAAACATTTGATGAACCTGCGTGTAGGTTACAAAATTTGATGAACCTGTGTGTAGGTTATAAACATTTGATGAACCTGTGTGTAGGTTATAAACATTTGATGAACCTGCGTGTAGGTTATAAACATTTGATGAACCTGCGTGTAGGTTATAAACATTTGATGAACCTGCGTGTAGGTTATAAACATTTGATGAACCTGCGTGTAGGTTATAAACATTTGATGAACCTGCGTGTAGGTTATAAACATTTGATGAACCTGCGTGTAGGTTATAAACATTCATGCTCagcattaaaaatttaaataattcacCAGATTCATTGATCAAGTTTTCTCCTTTAAAATACTTGGTAAATACTCGATGTAATTTTCACTATCAAACTTGGCACGAACCGTTAGAAGAATGAACTAATTTGAGGAGGTTGTAGCTAATTGTGTACACAGCAATGCTGTCTGGTCTGGTTTTCTGGCACAAAAGTCAGGCTAAAATGTTCCAACATTTTGCTACGAATAGATTTACTACTAATTGTATTGACAACTCCTGTCATTCACTTGGAACCCTTGCCGTAAGATTTTAGTAATTTTGGCGCTTCTGATATCTGGTGAGTGGCTTTATAGCCAGCGCTCAATCTGTGATTTCATTTCGTGAACATTTGGATGTATTTAATCTGTTACTCAAGGAGCTATAACACCAAGAGAATGACATATAACAATAAAAGTAGTGCTAGCGGTGCGTTCAGCTCTTGCCAAGGCCTGTCTATAAAGGGATGGCCATCGCTGACATGTATAATAATGAGATTATACTGTGTTGCAGTCGGTTTGTCGCAGGATTGGAATCGATGTGGCAGATCGTCTCGAGTTGAACAGCAAGAAGCGCAAGTTTCTAATAGCTTCTCATCGTCCAGATGAGGTGAGGGTTCTAGAATATTCTTTTCTTATTGGTTTTCTTTAGCGGATGATACTGAGCCGGCATTTAGCATCAGCATACGCATTTAGCATCAGCATACGCATTTAGCATCAGCATGCGCATTTAGCATCAGCATACGCATTTAGCATCAGCATACGCATTTAGCATCAGCATGCGCATTTAGCATCAGCATACGCATTTAGCATCATGGTTTTCCAGTTGACTCGGTTAGTGAATTatctgttaaaatattttacctCCACTATTTTATGCAAGTCTTCTGTGAGCTAAATCCGAATACCTGTTGGTTGGTGCATTTATCCTGTACGCCTTAATATCTAATCTCCAACTGAGGAATCCTGAAACACATTTACTTGTTATTGACTTTAAGTTGTTATCTTATAAACTAGCCTGTAAAATTATCAGGGCTTAGATATCTGCCAGTTCTTTTCTTCTTGTGAATGACCTGCAGTGTAGTCCTTGATTAGAGCAGCTTACCTCCTACTTAACTGGCTAATAATTACCACTGCAGAATGCACTCAACATCTCCAGAGAGACACCAGTGTCCTCTGGGGTATTGACTTGCTGTTATAGTCATTCTCTTTGCTCTCTGTTCGTCATCTTCACACACTATTGAAGGTTTCTCCGTGTTAACACCTCATGGGTTATGTCAGTGCAAAAAGCTCTACCAtcaatcattatatatatatcattatattataataatatatataatggtgtatatattataatgaatATACCGttatattcattatatatagAGGAACTCGGTCAATATTTGGTGATTAAGAGCCATGTTAATGGCTAAGCTAACCAGAGACATGCCAATGATATTCTTACCAAAGTATCTCTAGAAGCTACTAGGTTATGTTGAGTCGTATGCAAGATTGATCATTTAAGGAACAACAATATCTCAGTCTCCGTGCATCCACTTTCATCTTTTGTCTATGTTTATGATCAAGACCGTGTCACTGTCACCCGATGATATGATGGTGAGTTTTGCTTATCGCAGTTACAGACTCCAAATTTCAGATCGACTATGCCAAGATTCTACAGAAAGTTGCTTTACTGGTAGAATTCAATAACGATTTTTAACCATTCTTTTAAGCTAGCAAAAGTTTTGTTATAGAAGACCAATGTATTTATCAAAATGTGTATTATGAATTGTTGACCATAAACTTGAACAAAGCAAGGAGATGGTCCAATATGATTCTATTTAAAAAGAAACCTGCTGTCACAAGGAAGGGTATGACCCGCTGCCATAGCTTTGCAAATACATTCTTTGATGTTTGTCAAAGTTGTTTTCTGGATTTCTACATCCCGCCGTCAGCAAAGTCCTGGCTGCTCGTTTTTCTCTGCACAAATTTTCTCTGCGTGCTTACTGTTAGCCGTTGGGGTATAGCTGATGTATAGGTATTATGAGCTCAGGGTCAACCCTTtgttttctatatttgtaaaataaatctCATGGCTGCTCCTGTTGCTTATGAATAGCATTGATTTTATGCGTAATAAGTCTCAATTGTCCGGGCTAGTAAGGTTGATTAACGTAAAATACTTGTACAGCGATCTCACTGCTGTAAGTGTACACGTACGGTGTTAAGTCCACTCCGTGTGTCGCTATGCTTTGCTATCATTTACCTGCCTGAACGTCCTttaattgaaaaatttattggCGAGTTTCATTTTCATCTCTTGTGATGACTCTTAGCTTCACGCTTACATCTTAAGTTCAGTTATTATACTACTGGAATAGGCTGAGAGGTAATCAGTCTCGCATAGTCTCTCAAAAAGATTGATCTCCAGTTGCACCTGTGCTTAATAAAACAGGATTATATCTGTTGCTGACAGCGACTGTGACAATGGCAGATTGCTGTCAATGATTGTCATTTGTTCATAGGAATGGCCTGTGTTCAAGGAGTTTGATGTTGTACACGACTACCTCACCACCCCTCATAACAAGATGCAGGCAAGGCTTCGTAAGAGAGGACAAAATGGTAATATTTCTGTGTCTTTTTATAAGCATTGCGTGCTCCTTGTTAGTTCgtcttatatacatatatacagtatctGCGCTACATGGGGATGCTTACTGGAGAGATCACTGCAGTGTTTCTCTATAAGTTTCGCATGAACTCTTTTCATTTATTGCATACATATCTGCCCTACATTGAATCATTTACCGGAGGGATCGCTGCCGTGTCGTTCTACAAGCAATGCATcaactctatttactgtatttacatgtaccgtagacgcttctataacgtatacctcctataacatatattccagataacgtacaaaattatgcaaagtttttgtttcgtACTGCATAAAAagtccatataacataaagtatcAAGTAGGGGCAACGTCTCAAATTCTATTTAaatggtaacatatctcgcCACACTTGTGAGAAAAAATGACGTGCATATAGTGTTATATcgattatatatacaacttcaaTGGTATTTTAGTTCGTCGTGAtggatcgtcagatgtgtcgacaaaacagagaacatGTAGCTGcgcaatctatatatatattt
The genomic region above belongs to Watersipora subatra chromosome 1, tzWatSuba1.1, whole genome shotgun sequence and contains:
- the LOC137410493 gene encoding TRPL translocation defect protein 14-like isoform X1 encodes the protein MITDTQPATLYAPNQKIIHKLVLTGGPCGGKTTGQSRLSTFFENLGWKVFRVPETATLLMSGGVKWSELTPEQVDNFQQNLIKTMMQIEQTYFELAEMCTSNCLIICDRGVMDPSAYMPHQTWDSMMKGENWNPVELRDSRYHQVIHMTTAADGAVEFYTTEDNAVRDEGPELARELDCKVAQAWIGHPYYDVIGNSTDFRTKCMKMIASVCRRIGIDVADRLELNSKKRKFLIASHRPDEEWPVFKEFDVVHDYLTTPHNKMQARLRKRGQNGVYTFTHTVRRPMIKGQRVELRKQISGRTYHMLLEQRDKEHCTIYKKRRCFIYNNKYFQLDIYQEPCHPRCKGLMILETYTGTEAGHIDVPDFLTVSCEVTDQPLYSMYNLCLKDYHQMEVKAGVTQAVTQFDYRQAYADIEADGTESSSMRSNGLH
- the LOC137410493 gene encoding TRPL translocation defect protein 14-like isoform X2, translating into MMQIEQTYFELAEMCTSNCLIICDRGVMDPSAYMPHQTWDSMMKGENWNPVELRDSRYHQVIHMTTAADGAVEFYTTEDNAVRDEGPELARELDCKVAQAWIGHPYYDVIGNSTDFRTKCMKMIASVCRRIGIDVADRLELNSKKRKFLIASHRPDEEWPVFKEFDVVHDYLTTPHNKMQARLRKRGQNGVYTFTHTVRRPMIKGQRVELRKQISGRTYHMLLEQRDKEHCTIYKKRRCFIYNNKYFQLDIYQEPCHPRCKGLMILETYTGTEAGHIDVPDFLTVSCEVTDQPLYSMYNLCLKDYHQMEVKAGVTQAVTQFDYRQAYADIEADGTESSSMRSNGLH